One genomic segment of Culturomica massiliensis includes these proteins:
- a CDS encoding nucleoside recognition domain-containing protein, whose amino-acid sequence MVLNYIWIFFFVAAFIVALFKLVFDGDTEVFGQMMKSTFDMSKTGFEISLGLTGVLTLWMGIMKVGEKGGAVGVMSRLIHPFFRRLFPELPADSPAYGSIMMNIAANMLGLDNAATPMGLKAMQQMQETNVRKDTATNAQIMFLVLNTSGLTIVPVSIMVYRAQLGAVNPADIFIPILLATYFSTLVGLIAVAIWQRINLLNKVILAYLGGGTLLIAGVIWYFSTLDKEMIATVSGVVSNVVLFSIIISFIVMAFIRRINVYEAFIDGAKEGFSVAVKIIPYLIAILVAIGVFRASGAMDVLMSGIERMVEGMGFNSDFVAALPTALMKPLSGSGARGLMIDTMNTYGADSFAGRLAATFQGATDTTFYIIAVYFGAVGIKNTRYAVPCGLIADFAGIIAAIVIAYLFFA is encoded by the coding sequence ATGGTTCTGAATTACATTTGGATATTCTTTTTTGTCGCGGCTTTTATCGTTGCCTTATTTAAGTTGGTTTTCGACGGGGATACGGAAGTATTCGGGCAAATGATGAAATCGACATTCGATATGTCGAAGACCGGATTCGAGATTTCCTTAGGATTGACGGGCGTCCTGACGTTATGGATGGGAATTATGAAGGTCGGAGAGAAGGGGGGAGCTGTAGGAGTTATGTCGCGTTTGATCCATCCGTTTTTTCGTCGTCTTTTTCCGGAATTACCTGCCGACAGTCCTGCTTACGGATCGATCATGATGAATATTGCGGCTAATATGCTGGGATTGGATAATGCGGCGACTCCGATGGGATTGAAGGCTATGCAGCAGATGCAGGAGACGAATGTACGTAAAGATACAGCGACGAATGCTCAAATCATGTTTCTGGTGCTGAATACATCGGGTTTGACGATTGTGCCGGTGTCGATAATGGTTTACCGGGCTCAATTGGGAGCAGTTAATCCGGCAGATATTTTTATTCCCATTTTATTAGCAACTTACTTTTCGACCCTGGTCGGTTTGATTGCCGTTGCAATTTGGCAGCGTATCAATTTATTGAATAAGGTGATACTGGCTTATCTGGGTGGCGGAACATTGCTGATCGCCGGGGTAATCTGGTATTTTTCGACTCTGGATAAAGAAATGATTGCCACAGTATCCGGTGTCGTCAGTAATGTTGTGCTCTTTTCGATTATTATTTCTTTCATTGTCATGGCGTTTATCCGGCGGATAAACGTATATGAAGCTTTTATCGACGGAGCTAAGGAAGGTTTTTCCGTGGCTGTGAAAATTATTCCTTATCTGATTGCTATATTGGTGGCTATAGGTGTATTCCGGGCTTCCGGGGCGATGGATGTCCTGATGAGTGGTATCGAACGTATGGTGGAAGGGATGGGATTTAATTCAGATTTTGTGGCAGCATTGCCGACGGCTTTGATGAAACCATTGAGTGGCAGCGGGGCCCGGGGATTGATGATCGATACGATGAATACATATGGGGCTGATTCTTTTGCCGGACGTTTGGCTGCGACTTTTCAAGGGGCTACCGATACTACTTTTTATATTATCGCCGTTTATTTCGGTGCTGTCGGCATTAAAAATACACGTTATGCAGTTCCTTGCGGATTGATTGCCGATTTTGCCGGTATCATTGCCGCTATTGTTATTGCTTATCTCTTTTTTGCCTGA
- the folD gene encoding bifunctional methylenetetrahydrofolate dehydrogenase/methenyltetrahydrofolate cyclohydrolase FolD, which produces MELIDGKKISAQIKQELADEVVRLKAEGKKVPHLVAVLVGNDAASETYVASKVKACREVGFKSTELRYSADMTEEQLLEVVEKLNADTDVDGYIVQLPLPKHISEQKILLAIDPDKDVDGFHPCNVGKMVTGLPTYLPATPAGIVELLKRYHIPTQGKHCVVIGRSNIVGTPMSVLMSRKAEYADCTVTICHSRTPDIKEYTLQADILIVALGKPHFVTADMVKEGAVVVDVGIHRIASDKTKSGFRLAGDVDFENVAPKCSYITPVPGGVGPMTIVSLLQNTLKACKGLV; this is translated from the coding sequence ATGGAGTTAATAGATGGAAAAAAGATTTCGGCACAGATCAAGCAAGAGCTGGCTGATGAAGTTGTCCGGTTGAAGGCAGAGGGGAAAAAAGTGCCTCATTTGGTTGCGGTATTGGTCGGTAATGATGCGGCCAGTGAAACGTATGTCGCCAGCAAGGTAAAGGCTTGCCGGGAAGTCGGATTTAAAAGTACAGAACTACGTTATTCTGCGGATATGACAGAAGAGCAATTGCTGGAAGTCGTTGAAAAACTGAATGCAGATACGGATGTGGACGGCTATATTGTACAGCTTCCTCTTCCGAAACATATATCGGAACAAAAGATATTGCTGGCTATCGATCCGGATAAGGATGTAGACGGTTTTCATCCTTGCAATGTCGGAAAAATGGTTACTGGTTTGCCGACTTATTTACCGGCAACGCCGGCGGGAATTGTAGAATTGCTGAAGCGTTATCATATCCCGACTCAGGGAAAGCACTGCGTCGTTATCGGGCGTAGCAATATCGTCGGTACGCCGATGTCTGTTCTGATGTCCCGTAAAGCGGAATATGCCGATTGTACGGTGACGATTTGTCATAGCCGGACGCCTGATATTAAAGAATATACATTACAGGCGGATATTCTGATCGTAGCCTTGGGTAAGCCTCATTTTGTTACGGCCGATATGGTAAAGGAAGGTGCTGTTGTTGTGGATGTGGGGATTCATCGGATAGCTTCGGATAAAACGAAGTCCGGTTTCCGGTTGGCCGGGGATGTGGATTTTGAGAATGTAGCGCCGAAATGTTCTTATATTACACCGGTTCCCGGTGGTGTCGGACCGATGACAATTGTATCGTTGTTGCAGAATACATTGAAAGCCTGTAAAGGTTTGGTGTGA
- the ffh gene encoding signal recognition particle protein has product MFENLSEKLERSFKILKGQGKITEINVAETLKEVRRSLLDADVNYKIAKDFTNRVKEKAMGMNVLTAVKPGQMMVKIVHDELAELMGGHNVDIDLKGNPAIILMSGLQGSGKTTFSGKLANMLKNKRGKKPLLVACDVYRPAAIEQLRVLGEQIEVPVYTDETTKDPVKIALDAIKQARSFGNDVVIVDTAGRLAIDEQMMAEIAAIKKAIDPNETLFVVDAMTGQDAVNTAKEFNERLNFDGVILTKLDGDTRGGAALSIRTVVNKPIKFVGTGEKMEAVDAFHPERMADRILGMGDIVSLVERAQEQFDAEEAKKLQKKLSKNQFNFNDFLGQIQQIKKMGNIKELASMIPGVGKALKNIDIDDDAFKSVEAIIHSMTPGERENPEVINGSRRKRIAEGSGTTVQDVNRLLKQFEESKKMMKMLSGGNMMKRMPGMRK; this is encoded by the coding sequence ATGTTTGAGAATCTATCGGAGAAACTGGAACGTTCGTTTAAGATATTAAAAGGCCAGGGAAAGATAACAGAAATAAATGTCGCAGAGACTTTGAAGGAGGTAAGGCGCTCTTTGTTGGATGCTGACGTTAACTATAAAATTGCGAAAGATTTTACCAACCGGGTGAAAGAGAAAGCAATGGGTATGAATGTACTCACGGCTGTAAAACCGGGCCAGATGATGGTAAAGATCGTACACGACGAGTTGGCCGAATTGATGGGTGGACACAATGTGGATATAGATCTGAAAGGCAATCCGGCTATTATTTTGATGTCGGGTCTTCAGGGGTCCGGTAAAACGACCTTTTCCGGTAAACTGGCCAATATGCTGAAAAACAAACGGGGTAAAAAACCTTTGTTGGTTGCTTGTGACGTTTATCGTCCGGCTGCTATCGAGCAGTTGCGCGTGTTGGGTGAGCAGATAGAGGTTCCGGTATATACGGATGAGACGACAAAAGACCCTGTAAAGATTGCTTTGGATGCGATCAAGCAGGCCCGTTCGTTCGGAAATGATGTGGTTATCGTCGATACGGCCGGTCGTTTGGCGATAGATGAGCAGATGATGGCGGAGATTGCGGCGATTAAAAAAGCAATCGATCCGAATGAGACGTTATTCGTTGTGGATGCGATGACGGGACAGGATGCGGTGAATACGGCGAAGGAATTCAATGAAAGATTGAATTTTGACGGTGTAATCCTGACGAAACTGGATGGTGATACCCGGGGTGGTGCTGCCTTATCTATTCGTACGGTGGTTAATAAACCGATTAAATTTGTCGGGACCGGAGAGAAAATGGAGGCGGTAGATGCTTTCCATCCGGAACGTATGGCCGACCGGATTCTGGGGATGGGAGATATCGTGTCTTTGGTAGAACGGGCACAGGAACAGTTCGATGCAGAGGAAGCCAAGAAGTTGCAGAAAAAGCTATCTAAGAATCAGTTCAATTTCAATGACTTTTTGGGACAGATCCAACAGATTAAGAAGATGGGTAATATCAAGGAATTGGCATCTATGATTCCGGGTGTCGGAAAGGCCTTGAAAAATATAGATATCGATGACGATGCGTTTAAAAGTGTGGAGGCGATTATCCATTCAATGACTCCCGGCGAGCGAGAAAATCCGGAAGTTATCAATGGCTCCCGGAGAAAACGTATTGCGGAAGGCAGCGGCACGACGGTACAGGATGTAAATCGCCTGTTGAAGCAATTCGAAGAATCCAAGAAAATGATGAAAATGCTTTCAGGCGGTAATATGATGAAGCGTATGCCCGGGATGAGAAAATAA
- a CDS encoding prolyl-tRNA synthetase associated domain-containing protein — protein sequence MMIGQQKVYDTLKDLGIGFDYLEHPEAPTIEIARQYWKNLDSTHCKNLFFRNHKGNRHYLVIFHCDRALAIHDLEHLLKQGKLSFASEKRMEKYLGLKPGSVSPFGLVNDSEHHVYVFLDENLKQAGKLSFHPNDNRASLAIRTADFIRYMDATGNGYEWIKLY from the coding sequence ATGATGATAGGGCAACAAAAGGTATACGATACGCTGAAAGATTTAGGTATCGGATTTGATTATCTGGAGCATCCGGAAGCGCCGACGATAGAAATTGCACGTCAATACTGGAAAAATCTGGATAGTACACATTGTAAGAATTTATTTTTTCGGAATCACAAAGGAAACAGGCATTACCTGGTTATTTTTCATTGTGACCGGGCGCTGGCTATACACGATCTGGAACATCTGTTGAAGCAAGGAAAATTATCTTTTGCTTCTGAAAAGAGAATGGAGAAATATCTGGGGTTGAAACCCGGTTCGGTGAGTCCTTTCGGTTTGGTCAACGATAGTGAGCATCATGTCTATGTATTTCTGGACGAAAATTTGAAACAGGCCGGGAAGTTATCTTTCCATCCGAATGATAACCGGGCTTCTTTAGCAATCAGAACGGCGGATTTTATCCGTTATATGGATGCTACGGGGAATGGCTACGAATGGATAAAACTTTACTGA
- a CDS encoding TIGR01212 family radical SAM protein (This family includes YhcC from E. coli K-12, an uncharacterized radical SAM protein.) yields MTEKRYRDYPSFFKTLFQERVQKLSIDGGFTCPNRDGSKGKGGCTFCNNESFNPDYCRAVKGITCQIEEGIRFFDHKYQGQKYLAYFQAYSNTYAPLAVLKQRYEEALAHPKVIGLVIGTRPDTVTDEVLDYLGQLARENYICIEYGVESANDDVLRTINRGHTFADAETAIRRTAGRGIRIGAHMIFGLPGESRDSMLNGAVRLCNLPVDVLKLHQLQIIRGTRMAEEYLLNPSQFRLYSLEEYLDFVADVIGHIRPDVYLERFVNQAPDAYLLAPKWGIKNFEFVAKLDRKLEEKDVWQGKFSEPQSY; encoded by the coding sequence ATGACGGAAAAAAGATATCGTGATTACCCGTCCTTTTTTAAAACCTTGTTTCAGGAAAGGGTTCAGAAGTTGTCGATAGATGGGGGATTTACCTGTCCGAACCGGGATGGGAGCAAAGGGAAAGGCGGATGTACCTTTTGTAATAATGAGAGTTTTAATCCGGATTATTGCAGGGCTGTGAAGGGGATAACCTGTCAGATTGAAGAAGGGATTCGTTTTTTTGATCATAAATATCAAGGTCAGAAATACCTGGCTTATTTTCAGGCTTATTCCAATACCTATGCGCCGTTGGCAGTGTTGAAACAGAGGTATGAAGAAGCCCTGGCACATCCGAAGGTGATCGGTTTGGTGATCGGTACCCGGCCGGATACGGTAACGGATGAAGTGCTGGATTATCTCGGGCAGTTGGCCCGGGAAAATTATATATGTATCGAATATGGTGTAGAATCGGCTAATGATGATGTATTGCGTACGATAAACCGGGGACATACTTTTGCGGATGCTGAAACTGCTATTCGCAGGACTGCCGGGCGGGGAATCCGCATCGGTGCTCACATGATTTTCGGGTTACCGGGGGAATCCCGGGATTCGATGCTGAACGGAGCTGTCCGGTTATGTAATCTGCCTGTAGATGTTTTGAAGCTGCATCAGTTACAGATTATCCGGGGTACACGCATGGCCGAGGAATATTTACTGAATCCGTCTCAATTCCGGTTGTATTCATTGGAGGAGTATCTTGATTTTGTAGCCGATGTTATCGGACATATCCGCCCGGATGTTTATTTGGAACGTTTTGTCAATCAGGCTCCCGATGCGTATTTGCTGGCGCCTAAATGGGGCATCAAAAATTTTGAATTTGTAGCTAAGTTGGATAGAAAGCTGGAAGAGAAAGATGTGTGGCAGGGTAAATTTTCAGAACCACAGAGCTACTGA